The genomic stretch TACGTCTGCATCCACGGGCACTTCTACCAGCCGCCCCGCGAGAACCCGTGGCTGGGTTCCGTCGAGGTGCAGGACTCGGCGTACCCCTACCACGACTGGAACGAGCGCATCACCGCCGAGTGCTACCCGACGAACGCGGCGTCGCGGGTCCTCGACGACAGTGGCCGCATCGCTCATGTGATCAACAACTACGGACGGATCAGCTTCAACGTCGGCCCGACGTTGCTGGCGTGGATGGCCCGCGCCGCCCCCGACGTCTACCAGGCGATCGTGGATGCCGATCAAGAGAGCCAGAAGCGCTTCTCCGGGCACGGCTCCGCGCTGGCCCAAGCCTACAACCACGTGATCATGCCCCTGGCCAACCCTCGCGATCGACGCACACAGGTGGCGTGGGGGGTCGCGGACTTCCGTCACCGTTTCGGTCGGGATCCCGAGGGCATGTGGCTGCCCGAGACGGCCGTCGACGTCGACACGCTCGAGTCGCTGGCCGAGCACGGCATCCGGTTCACGATCCTCGCGCCACACCAGGTCCGGCGGGTGCGCCGCAACGGTCAACGCTCGTTCGCTGAGGTCACCGCGGGTGACGTCGACACCAGCGTCGCCTACCGCGTGGCGCTGCCGTCGGGAGCGCAGCTGGCCGCGTTCGTCTACGACGGGCCGATCTCGCGGGCGGTGGCGTTCGAGGGGCTGCTGTCCGACGGTCGGCGCCTCGCCGAACGGCTCGTCGGTGCCTTCCGCGACCACGGCGGCCCGCAGCTGGTGCACATCGCCACCGACGGGGAGAGCTACGGCCACCATCACCGCCACGGCGACATGGCGCTGGCGTTCGCCCTGCACCAGCTGCAGTCCGCCCCCGATGTTGAGCTGACCAACTACGGGGAGTTCCTCGAGCGGCACCCGCCCCGCCACGAGCTGCAGATCGCCGAGGACACGTCGTGGAGCTGCGCGCACGGCGTTGAGCGTTGGCGGTCGGACTGTGGCTGCGCCGGCGGCGGCCACGCCGCGTGGGATCAGGGCTGGCGTGCCCCTCTCCGCGACGCCCTGGACTGGCTCCGCGACGAGATGAACGACCACTTCGAGCGTCGTGCCGGGATCACGCTGGCCGACCCGTGGGCGGCCCGTGACGACTACATCCACGTGCTCCTCGACCGCAGCGCGACTGGCGTCTTCCTCGACGATCACGCCCACCGGCCGCTGGACGACCGGGGCCGTACCGAGGTGTGGAAGCTGCTGCAGCTGCAGCGCCACGCCATGCTGATGTACACCAGTTGCGGGTGGTTCTTCGACGACCTGGCCCGGATCGAGACGATCCAGGTGTTGCAGTACGCCGGCCGGGCGATCGAGTTGGCCGGTGAGGTGCTGGGGGTCGACCTCGAAGGTGG from Actinomycetota bacterium encodes the following:
- a CDS encoding DUF3536 domain-containing protein, with the translated sequence YVCIHGHFYQPPRENPWLGSVEVQDSAYPYHDWNERITAECYPTNAASRVLDDSGRIAHVINNYGRISFNVGPTLLAWMARAAPDVYQAIVDADQESQKRFSGHGSALAQAYNHVIMPLANPRDRRTQVAWGVADFRHRFGRDPEGMWLPETAVDVDTLESLAEHGIRFTILAPHQVRRVRRNGQRSFAEVTAGDVDTSVAYRVALPSGAQLAAFVYDGPISRAVAFEGLLSDGRRLAERLVGAFRDHGGPQLVHIATDGESYGHHHRHGDMALAFALHQLQSAPDVELTNYGEFLERHPPRHELQIAEDTSWSCAHGVERWRSDCGCAGGGHAAWDQGWRAPLRDALDWLRDEMNDHFERRAGITLADPWAARDDYIHVLLDRSATGVFLDDHAHRPLDDRGRTEVWKLLQLQRHAMLMYTSCGWFFDDLARIETIQVLQYAGRAIELAGEVLGVDLEGGFLDRLARARSNDPAEGVGRDVYDRHVRPAIVDPAKVAVNQVVSSLFDGQPQIPNYTVRRERGRTLTAGAARLAVGRVTVRSVITAEAARLEYAVLHLGDHNIDAGVRDVGQDADYDAMAAELGEVFAVADFPAVIRRLGRHFGDQRHSLPSLFRDEQRRILGTILDSSVEDARAAYRAIFRPRAPLMRYLTDLGAPLPRTFQRAADVVVNDDLQRALTADDVDPQQVQALLDDARAWGIDLDTVRLTRTVSATLESLVEQLARRLTEPSLFRQFGEAERAALRHTTTLAEMTRSLPFDVDLWRAQKLFYDMLQLIYPDLVGRAHAGDAAAAAWRAQIEVLGDALGVAVAAGPV